The genomic region GGCAGGTCGAGGAGGGCCGCCTCCTCGGCGATGGTGCCGCTGTCGGACAGGACGCAATGGGCGCTCGTCTGAAGCTTCACGTAGTCGATGAAGCCGAAGGGCGGCAGGAAGCGCACGCTCGAAGGCAGGGCGATGTCGCCCACCGCCTCCAGCCGGGCGCGGGTGCGCGGATGGGTCGAGACGACGATGGGCAGGCCGAAGGCGGCGTGCAGGCGGCCCAGCTCTTCCAGGAAGACCCGCAGCCGGGCCGGCGAATCGACGTTCTCCTCCCGGTGGGCGGAGACGATGAAGAACCGGTCCGGTTCGAGCCCGAGCCGGGCCAGCACGTCGGAGGCCTCGATCTTCGGGCGGAACGCGGCCAGCACCTCCTCCATGTGCGAGCCGACCTTGAAGATGCGCTGCCCCGGCAGTCCCTCCGCCAGCAGGTAGCGGCGGGCGTGCTCGGTCAGCACGAGGTTCACGTCGCTGAGGTGGTCGATCACCTTGCGGTTGATCTCCTCCGGCACCCGCTGGTCGAAGCAGCGGTTGCCCGCCTCCATGTGGAAGACCGGGATCTTGCGCCGCTTGGCCGGGATCACGGCGAGGCCCGAATTGGTGTCGCCGTAGATCATGACCGCGTCGGGCCGCTCCTGTTCGAGGACGGCGTCGGCGCGCTCGATCACCCGGGCGATCGTCGCGGCCGCGTTCGGCCCGGCCGCTTCGAGGAAGTGGTCGGGCCGGCGGATGCCGAGGTCGTCGAAGAAGACCTGATTCAGCTCGTAGTCGTAGTTCTGGCCCGTGTGGACGAGCACGTGGTTCGTCAGCCGATCCAGCCGGCGGATCACCAGCGACATCTTGACGAGTTCGGGCCGCGTTCCGACCAGGGTGAGGATCTTGCGCAAGGGGTTCCCCGGGGCGGATGTTACGACGCGGCCCGCGCCCGCGGGGCGGGCTTCAAGGCCTGCTGGATGTAGTCGAGCCTCAGCAGCAGATCGATGATCTGCTGCTGGTTCATCCGTTGCGTGTTGTGCGAGGTGTAGTCGTCGGCGGCCGAGATCGCCGTCTCGCCGGAGGTGAAGAACTTCGAGTAGTTCAGGTCGCGGTCGTCGGCCGGGATGCGGTAGAAGCCGTCCATGTCCTCGGCCCGGGCCATCTCCTCGCGGGAGACCAGGGACTCGTACAGTTTCTCGCCGTGGCGCGTGCCGATGATCCGGATCCGGCTCTTCGCCTCGAAGATCGTGCGCAGGGCCTCGGCGAGATCCTGCACCGTGCAGGCGGGCGCCTTCTGCACGAAGATGTCGCCCTGGCGCCCGCGCTGGTAGGCGAACAGCACGAGATCGACCGAGTCCTCCAGCGACATCAGGAAGCGGGTCATCGCCGGGTCGGTGATGGTGATGTCGCGCCCTTCCTTGATCTGGTTGACGAAGAGCGGGATCACCGAGCCGCGCGAGGCCATGACGTTGCCGTAGCGCGTGGCGCACAGGATCGTGTCGTCCTTGGCCAGCATGCGCGACTTGGCGATCGTCAGCTTCTCCATCATCGCCTTGGACAGGCCCATGGCGTTGATCGGGTAGACCGCCTTGTCGGTCGAGAGCACGACCATCCGTTCGACGCCGGCGGCGACCGCCGCGTTCAGCGCGTTCTCGGCACCGAGGATGTTCGTGCGCACCGCCTCCATGGGGTAGAACTCGCAGGACGGAACCTGCTTCAGCGCGGCGGCGTGGAAGATGTAGTCGACGCCCTTCACGGCCTGCGCGATCGAGTTGTACTCGCGCACGTCGCCGATGAAGAAGCGGATGCGCGGATCGCGCAGCAGGATGCGCATGTCCTCCTGCTTCTTCTCGTCCCGGCTGAAGACGCGGATCTGGCCGATATCCGTGGCGAGGAAGCGCTGGATGACGGCGTTGCCGAACGAACCGGTGCCGCCGGTGATGAGGAGTGTCTTGCCGGAGAACATCAGCGGACTCGTGAGAAGGATTCTTCGTCGAAGCGACGCATGCTGCGGATCAGGTCCGGCCAGGCGGGCGGCGCGTAGCCGGTGGCCGCCCGGAACCGGTCCGAGTTGAGGGAGCGGTCGATCGCCACCGCATCGTCGGGCTCGATCTCGGTCGCGACGCCGTAGACTTGCCCGACGAGGCCGAGCAGGTCGAACTTGCTGATCGGGTCGACGCTGACGTGATAGACGCCGCGTAAGGAAGGGGCCGGCAGCACGTGATCGGCGATCACCCGCACCAGTTCGTCCGTGGTGAGGCCGGAGAAGATCGCCCGCCGGTAGCCGCGCACGCGCCCGCTCTGGGCGAGGAACCACTCGACGAGGCCGTTGCGGCTGCCGGCCTCACGGCCGATGATCGAGGTGCGCAGGGTCACGGCGTTGGGGTAATCGACCTCGCCCAGCAGCTTCGAGCGTCCGTAGAGATCCTCCGCGTCCGGCGCGTCGCTCTCGCGGTAACCGCCCTTGCGGCCGGTGAAGACGCAATCGGTGCTGACATGGACGAGGCGCGCGCCGACGAGGTCGGCGAGCCGCGCCAGCCGATGCGGCAGGATGGCGTTGATGGGAAGCGCGACGAGGGGATCCTCGGCGGAGGCGAGCTGCTTGACGATCCCGACGCAGTTCAGGACCACGGCGGGCCGCACCTCGCGCAGGAAGCCGGCGAGCGCGTCCGGGTTGTCGGCATCGACGCCGAGCACGAGGTTTCGCGCCAGATCCGCCGGAAAGATCCGCTTGGCCGCCGCGGATCGCGCCGAGCCGTGGACGTCACCGGGAAACCGGTCGGAGAGGGCGCGGAAGGCGGCGCTTCCCAGCATGCCGGAAGCGCCCAGGACTGCGATTTTCAATGGTTCATCCTCTGCCGGCGGAGGGCCGCTTCAAGCGGCGCGGAATGCGCCGGATTCCGGCGCGGCGGCGATGGTCATCGAAGGGCGGCTGCGGAAGTCACGAAGCCACGCTGCGAGCAGGCCGTGTCCCGCGTCCCAGCCAAGCTCCGGCGAGCGCCCGTCGAGGTAGTCGAGGGCGCAGGCGATCGCGAGATGTCCGAGATCGACGGGCGCCCGCATCCAGTCCGGTTCCGCCTCCAGCCGGTCGAGGATGGCCGCGATCGCCGCCTCCTGCCGGGCGACGACCCGGGCGATCCGCTCGCCTTCGGGGCCGAGCCGCTCGACGAAGCGGCGGATGACCGCCTCGGCCAGTGCGTCCCCGAGCGCCTCGCGCCGGAGCGTGTCCCAGCGGCCGGCATCGGCCGGCACCAGCCGGTGTCCGGCGAGCTCGTCGAGATAGCGGGCGATGACGGGCGAATCGAACAGGGCCGTCCCGTCGTCGAGCAGGAGCGTCGGAACCTTGCAGGCCGGATTGTCGCGACGCAGGGCCGTATCGGTCCAAGGGTCGACCCGCACGAGGCCGACGCGCGCTTCGAGGCCGAGCTCGGCGATTGTCGCCAGGATCTTTCGCGAGAAAGGAGACCGTGGCGCATAGAAAAGACGCATGGTCGCGTATCCAGCTTCACTTCGTCGACCACATTTCTACCTGGTTCGGCATGGATTCGATGCATGGCGATGAAGATTTCTAAATGAGAAAGATTTATCAATCTCTTGAGGCTATCTTCTGAGATTTCCATGCCGCGTTCCTCAGCTCTCGATGGTGTTCGCCGAGGGAATCTCCGGTGCGGCAGCGATTTCGGATTCTCCGGTGGAAGATCGCTTGCAGGATCGCGTGGTTTCAGGGCGCGGACGGGCGAAACCTTCACGAATCTGCCGCGCCCCGAACGGCTGCGATCGTATAAATCTTAGCGGAATGAGATGGAAGATCAATTTAAAGCAGAAATATCTTTAGGATTGTCATCTCAACTTAGAGTAATTCGATGCAGATCTGCGACTTGCGCTGAAATTCACCCGATCGCAGGCTTTGTTTCGCTGTGCGGGCGCTGGATCTGCCCTCGTGAATGATCTAGGGAGGCGCGCAAGGATGCGGGGTGCATAAACCCTCGGAGCTGCAAGGGCGCATCATGCATCGGGGAATGCTGGGGAATGGATGCGGTGGGCAACCAAGGTGTCGAAAGCCGCGACCGGGCAGTACGACTTGCTTGGCAGGCAGAAGTCGTATCGATTGCAGTGCAACATCTCGGCATCGATCTCCTTGAGCGTGATGGGTCTCATCACGATCGTGAGGATCTGCATGTATGGCTGTCCCGCACGTTCGATCGCAGCCTGATTGCCGCTTCGGGACTCTTCGATCCTGATTTTTACCTGTCCGTGAACGCGGATGTCGCGCAGGCGAAGGTCGATCCTCTTGAGCATTACCTGCAATACGGAGCTGCCGAGGGGCGGCGGCCAAGTGCTGCGTTCGACGGCGCTCTCTACGTCAGCGCCCACGCTGATCTGAGGCAGTCCGACCTCAACCCTCTCGTTCACTACCTCAAGTACGGACTCGGGGAGGGCCGCCTGGCGGGCGTGCCCCGCATCCTTCCGACGCCCGTTAGGGCGGCTGCCGGATCCGGCACGGTGGGCGGCCTCTTCCACCTTCCTGTACATCGGCCGGAACAGAGCCCCTACGTGGCCGTGCTGGAGCAGCATCTCGCTTTGGAGACGCAGGCGCAGGCCCGCGAGGTCGAGGCGGAGGGTTTGCGAGCCCAGATCCGATTGCGGGACGAGGAAACTCGCGCACAAGCCGAGGAACTCGCTGCGGCCCGATCGGCAGCGCAAGGGCGGAAAACGGAAGGCCAAGCTGCTGTGCAGGTGGCGGTGATCCCTCCGGATCCGCCCTTGTCCGATCCCGAACCGGATGCCCTGCTGCCTGGTCTCCCGGTCCGGATCGACAAGGACGCGCCCCGCCCACCCAGGCGCGCCGACCTGGACGGCGAGTTCTGCCTCGTCAAGGCCTTCGGCTCATCGCAGATCTTCCTGTTGAGCGGCCGGTATCCGAGCGTCGTCCGGTATCCAATGCCGCCGCCCGATGGAATTCGGGATCTCGGCTTCGAGTCGGACGCTGTGAGCGAGATTCCGGCCCCCTTTCTCG from Methylorubrum populi harbors:
- the wecB gene encoding UDP-N-acetylglucosamine 2-epimerase (non-hydrolyzing), whose translation is MRKILTLVGTRPELVKMSLVIRRLDRLTNHVLVHTGQNYDYELNQVFFDDLGIRRPDHFLEAAGPNAAATIARVIERADAVLEQERPDAVMIYGDTNSGLAVIPAKRRKIPVFHMEAGNRCFDQRVPEEINRKVIDHLSDVNLVLTEHARRYLLAEGLPGQRIFKVGSHMEEVLAAFRPKIEASDVLARLGLEPDRFFIVSAHREENVDSPARLRVFLEELGRLHAAFGLPIVVSTHPRTRARLEAVGDIALPSSVRFLPPFGFIDYVKLQTSAHCVLSDSGTIAEEAALLDLPAVTFRDAHERPEGMDAGTLIVAPLGKASLVEAVRAVRDGIGEGRRFAGAVPDYQGGAVSTKVVRIVLSYIDQVNHTVWSKPSAF
- a CDS encoding polysaccharide biosynthesis protein, which gives rise to MFSGKTLLITGGTGSFGNAVIQRFLATDIGQIRVFSRDEKKQEDMRILLRDPRIRFFIGDVREYNSIAQAVKGVDYIFHAAALKQVPSCEFYPMEAVRTNILGAENALNAAVAAGVERMVVLSTDKAVYPINAMGLSKAMMEKLTIAKSRMLAKDDTILCATRYGNVMASRGSVIPLFVNQIKEGRDITITDPAMTRFLMSLEDSVDLVLFAYQRGRQGDIFVQKAPACTVQDLAEALRTIFEAKSRIRIIGTRHGEKLYESLVSREEMARAEDMDGFYRIPADDRDLNYSKFFTSGETAISAADDYTSHNTQRMNQQQIIDLLLRLDYIQQALKPAPRARAAS
- a CDS encoding SDR family oxidoreductase, giving the protein MKIAVLGASGMLGSAAFRALSDRFPGDVHGSARSAAAKRIFPADLARNLVLGVDADNPDALAGFLREVRPAVVLNCVGIVKQLASAEDPLVALPINAILPHRLARLADLVGARLVHVSTDCVFTGRKGGYRESDAPDAEDLYGRSKLLGEVDYPNAVTLRTSIIGREAGSRNGLVEWFLAQSGRVRGYRRAIFSGLTTDELVRVIADHVLPAPSLRGVYHVSVDPISKFDLLGLVGQVYGVATEIEPDDAVAIDRSLNSDRFRAATGYAPPAWPDLIRSMRRFDEESFSRVR
- a CDS encoding glutathione S-transferase N-terminal domain-containing protein; protein product: MRLFYAPRSPFSRKILATIAELGLEARVGLVRVDPWTDTALRRDNPACKVPTLLLDDGTALFDSPVIARYLDELAGHRLVPADAGRWDTLRREALGDALAEAVIRRFVERLGPEGERIARVVARQEAAIAAILDRLEAEPDWMRAPVDLGHLAIACALDYLDGRSPELGWDAGHGLLAAWLRDFRSRPSMTIAAAPESGAFRAA